The following proteins come from a genomic window of Pseudomonadota bacterium:
- a CDS encoding agmatine deiminase family protein has translation APLDDVWLRDSGPIFVRRADGVVSFVHWGFNAWGQKFDWHLDDEVPEALAAHLGVDHFDVDIVLEGGSIETDGTGLALTTRQCLLHPARNPHLTQRELESALRDHLGFTRGVIWLERGLEGDHTDGHIDTIARFVRPGVVVACTAESDDAQNHAVLAQNATVMRNAGLEVLEVPLPAERRCFEGERLPLTYVNFCLVNGAVLVPQYGDRNDARALEVIGAAFPDRTVQGLESSAIITSGGSFHCLTQQQPQGPLWVGG, from the coding sequence GCGCCCCTCGACGACGTCTGGCTGCGCGACAGCGGCCCCATCTTCGTGCGTCGGGCTGATGGCGTGGTCTCCTTCGTTCACTGGGGCTTCAACGCCTGGGGGCAGAAGTTCGACTGGCACCTCGATGACGAGGTGCCAGAGGCCCTGGCGGCGCACCTGGGCGTCGATCACTTCGATGTCGACATCGTGCTCGAGGGCGGCTCCATCGAGACCGACGGTACGGGGCTGGCGCTCACCACGCGCCAGTGCCTGCTCCATCCGGCGCGAAACCCGCACCTGACGCAACGCGAGCTGGAGTCGGCCTTGCGTGACCACCTCGGCTTCACCCGCGGCGTGATCTGGCTCGAGCGCGGCCTCGAGGGCGACCACACCGACGGCCACATCGACACCATTGCCCGCTTTGTACGGCCCGGGGTGGTGGTGGCGTGCACAGCCGAATCGGACGACGCGCAAAACCACGCCGTTCTCGCACAGAACGCGACCGTCATGCGCAACGCCGGTCTCGAGGTGCTCGAGGTGCCGCTGCCCGCCGAACGGCGATGCTTCGAGGGAGAGCGGCTGCCGCTCACCTACGTCAACTTCTGTCTCGTGAACGGTGCCGTGCTGGTTCCGCAGTACGGCGACCGCAACGACGCGCGCGCCCTCGAGGTCATCGGGGCTGCGTTCCCCGACCGCACGGTGCAGGGGCTCGAATCGTCGGCCATCATCACCAGCGGAGGCTCGTTCCACTGTCTCACCCAGCAGCAGCCCCAGGGACCTCTCTGGGTCGGCGGCTGA